One Mycolicibacterium sp. ND9-15 genomic window, AGTGGCTGCCGAAGGAGAACGAGTGCTTGGAGTCCAGCCAGGAGATCTTGGTCCTCGCGCGGTCGTCGGCGCGCCGGATGTCGACGGTGGGGGTGGTCATGGTTACCTCTCGCTCGCAGCCCAGCCTAGGTTTCCCTCTTGCCGAGTGGCCAATTATCGCCCTGAACAGTCCCGTCTGATCGCGTGGCATATGTGGCCACTGACGGCCGAAACCTCAGAGCGTGCCGGGCAGGCCCCACTTCTCGAACGACGTCATGTGAAACGCCACCACGTGGGTGATGCCATCGCGTCCGACGTCGAGGACATGCATCTGGAACGGCTCGTGGAGACCGGTCTGCCGGTTGAGCATGTAGAGCGCGGCGGCGGGCTGGCCGTTCGCGGTGGTCCGGATGAACCGCATGTCCCCCGGGCCCTCCGCAGGGCAGTGCGTTCTCGACAGCAGCACGATGTTCGACGGACCCTGATACCAGCCGTCGAACGGCGGCATCTCCCACACCGCGTCCGCGGCGAACAACTCGACCAGCTTGTCGATGTCATAGCTCTCGAACGCGGCGATGTAGCGCGTCAGCAGGTCCTGCGCCTCCGGCGACTCGGGCGGCTGCAGCTCGTCGTCCTGCGTCGGGCCGATGGCGTCCAGCTGTGCGCGCGCCCGCTGTAACAAACTGTTGACGGCGGCCGTAGACGTGCCGATGGCATCGGCCACCTCCGAGGCCTTCCACTGCAGCACCTCGCGCATCACCAGCACCGCACGCTGCCGCGGCGAGAGATGCTGGAGCGCCGCGACAAACGCCAACCGCACCGACTCCCGGGCGGCGACGATGTTCGACGGGTCGGTCGACTCGTCGGGCAGCGGCTCCAGCCACGGCACCTCGTCGCGCGCGACGATGTCGTCGACCGGATCCGAACTCGGTGCTCCGAGCCCCGTCGGCAGCGGCCGCCGTTGCCGGCTGCCCAGCGCCGTCAGGCACGTGTTGGTGGCGATCCGGTACAACCAGGTGCGCACCGACGAGTTGCCTTGGAAGCCTTGGTACGACCTCCACGCCCGCAGATAGGTCTCCTGCACCAGGTCCTCGGCGTCGTGCATGGAGCCGGTCATCCGGTAGCAGTGCGCGAGCAGTTCGCGGCGATACCGCTGGGCATCGGCCAGGAAGGCATCCTCGGCGCTGCTGTCGTCGACGTCGTGAGCCAGGACCGTCACGCCGCCGAGCTTAATCAGTGGGTCCGACAACGGATAGTCTCGCTGCGTGGCCACGACCCGCAGCGAACGCAGCTTCGACGGTATCGGCGGTGTGCGCATCGTCTACGACGTCTGGACCCCCGACGGCGATCCACGCGGCGTGGTCGTGCTCTGCCACGGATATGCCGAGCACGCCCGCCGGTACGACCATGTCGCACAGCGGTTCGGCGAAGCCGGCCTGACCACCTACGCACTCGACCTGCGAGGCCACGGCCGGTCCGGCGGCAAACGGGTCTACCTGCGCAACATCGGCGAATACACCGCCGACTTCCACACCCTGGTCGGGATCGCCGCCGACGAGCACCCCCAACTGCCGCTCATCGTCGTCGGGCACAGCATGGGTGGCGGCGTCGTGTTCGCCTACGGCGTCGAGCACCCCGGCGACTACACCGCGATGGTGCTGTCCGGGCCGGCCGTCTACGCGCAGGACGGGGTGTCGCCGTTGATGATCACCGTGGCCAAGCTCGTCGGCGGCATCCTGCCCGGCCTACCGGTCGAGCAACTGCCCACCGAGGCGGTGTCCCGAGACCCCGAAGTGGTGGCCGCCTACCTGGCCGACCCGATGGTGCATCACGGCAGGCTGCCCGCGGGGATCGCCAAGGCGCTGATCGCGGTCGGCGAGTCCATGCCGCAGCGGGCGTCGGCGCTGGAGGCGCCGCTGTTGGTGGTGCACGGTGAGCAGGACAAGCTGATCCCCGTCGCCGGCAGCCATCGTCTGCTGTCGTGCGTCGCCTCCACCGACGCGCACATGAAGGTCTATCCCGAGCTCTACCACGAGGTTTTCAACGAGCCCGAGCGCGACCTCGTGCTCGACGACGTCACCTCGTGGATTGAGGCGAAGCTTTGAAAGCTGTTGCCGCCGGACTACTTTCACTGATACTCGCGTTGGCCGCCTGCTCGTCGTCCGACAAGGTGCAGTGGGTCGACGAGGAGGTCACCTTCACCGCCGACGGCCTGACCATCCACGGCACCTACCGGCACCGGACCGCCGAGGCGGCGGGTGCCGCCGCGCTGCTGATCTCCGAGAGTGGAGCCACCGACCGCAACGGCGACAACCAGGTCGCCGGGCCCGTCGGAAACATGCGTCAACTCGCCGAACTGTTGTCCGACCGCGACGTGGCCAGCCTGCGCTACGACAAGGTCGGCACCGGCAAGACCGGCCTGGGTCCGTACGCGCAGCGGCCCACGGAGGTGATCAGCGCGACCTACACCACGGGAGCGAAAGCCGCGGTCCGCTACCTGGCCGGGCAATCCCGCACCGATGCCGCCCGCATCTCCGTCTACGCACTCGGTGAAGGCACCATCCACGCGATGTCGCTTGCCGCCGACACCGACCCCGGTGCGCCGAAGATCCGCTCACTGGGCTTGTTTCAGCCCTTGCCCGGTCGTTACCTGGACATCATCACCAACCGGGTGCGCGCCAACGCAAGCCCCGAGGCGCTGTCGACATGGCTTGCGGCCGTCGATGACGTCCGCAACGAGGGGACCGTGCCGCCGAACCTCCCCGAGGGCCTCGGCGCGCTGTTGAATCCCGGCAACGTCAACGCGGTGATCAAGGCCGACAAGATCGACCCATTGGTGCTGGCGGCCGAGGTGCCCGCCGGCACCCGGGTGTTGTTGACGTGTTCGGACGCCGACCTCCAGTCGCCGTGTGACGCGGTCAAACCCCTCGTCGACGCGCTCGCGCACACCGCGTTGACGGTCGTCGAGCTCAAGGGCGTCAACCACGTGCTGCGCGACGACCCGACCGACAACGTCGCCGATTACGCCTCCCAAGACCCGCTTTCTCCACAGGTTGTGGAAGCGGTGGATCGCTTTGTCGCCGAGTAGCCCTAATCTGGCGCAGTGACCGACGACAAGATGCTGGCCCGGATCGCCGCGCTGCTGCGCCAGGCCGAGGGCACCGACAACCTGCACGAAGCTGACGCGTTCATGACCGCTGCGCAGCGGCTGGCGACGGCGACCTCGATCGATCTCGCCGTCGCACGGGCCCATTCCGATCAGCGCACCAAAGCGCAGCTTCCGGCGCAGCGCACCATCACGATCGGCAATGCGGGCACCCGCGGGTTGCGCACCTATGTGCAGTTGTTCACCGTGATCGCGCACGCCAACGACGTGAAATGCGACGTCGCGTCGAACTCGACCTTCGTCTACGCCTACGGCTTCCCCGAGGACATCGACGCCAGCCACGCGCTGTACGCCAGCTTGGTGATGCAGATGGTCAAGGCCTCGCAGGCCTACATCGCCTCGGGTGCGCATCGACCCACCCCCACCATCACCGCACGCATCAACTTCCAGTTGGCGTTCGGCGCTTGTGTCGGGCAGCGGCTGGCCCAGGCCCGCGAGGAGGCGCGTCAGGAGGCCACGAACAGCCGCGAAGCTCAGCCGGGAACCGCGATCGCGTTGCGCGACAAGGATCTCGAGCTGCGTGACTTCTACCGCGAGACGTCGGAGGCCCGCGGCACCTGGCGGGCCACCAGCGCGACCGCCGGGTACTCGTCGGCCGCCCGCCGTGCGGGTGACCGGGCCGGACGCAGGGCCAGGCTCGGGCCCAGCCCCGAACTCGCGGGCGCCCGCTCGGCGCTGGCTGGAAGTCGGCGCCGGAGCGCCTCGGGAGGGAAGTGACCGCGCGCGACGCTCAGAGGGCGAAGGTCTATGCGGCCGAGGTGTTCGTCCGGACGCTGTTCGACAGGGCCGCCGAGCACGGCAGCCGCACCGTGGATTTCTTCGGCACCTCGTTGACGCTGCCGCCGGAAGCGCGGTTCGCCTCGGTGGATTCGGTACAACGCTACGTCGACGACGTGCTGGCGTTGGCCACGGTACGACGACGGTGGCCGCACGTGACGCCGCTGACGGTACGGTCCCGGCGCGGAGAGGCCGCTGCCCACTACGAGGTCGGCGGTGACGGTGCGGTCATCGCGGTGCCCGACGGCCGAACCCGTTGGGCGCTGCGCGAGTTGGTCGTTCTGCACGAGATCGCGCACCACCTCTGCGGGACCGCACCGCCGCACGGCCCCGAATTCGTGGCCACCTTCTGTGAACTGGCCGAGGCGGCGATGGGTCCCGAGGCCGCCCACGTGCTACGCGTCATATACGCGAAAGAAGGTGTGCGCTAGCAGGTTTGGTCTCCCGGCGCGTCGGTGAGCCCGGCGACGGCCGCGTCGAGGCGCTCACGATCGGCCTCGATCGAGGCGGTGGCCGCGGCGGTCGCGTTCTGCAGCGCCTCGTTGAGACGCTGTTGCACGGTCTCGACGCCCAGGCGAAGCAGGCCCTCCTCGATGAACACCCCCGTCAGATAGTGGTGTCCGTTCAGCGTGACCTCGACGGTATCGGCTTCGTCTGTGGCCGTGAACGTTTGAGTGTTCATCCGGTGCAACTGATCGTCCAAGATCGACTGCAGTCGCTGCGCCTGCTGCAGAACAGCAGCGACGTCCGGATGCATCTCCTCGGTCACGTCGCGTCTCGACCCTCGCGACCGTCGCCGACCTCCCTGCGCCGGCGATTGCCGATGACCGCCTCGGTCCACGGACGGTCCTCGGTGTACAGGTCCTCGTCGGGCGCCAACCGGGGATCGCGGCGCTTCTCCTTGCCCTGCTGTGCGCCCGCCCCGTGGCCCATCGGCGCCATGCCGCCGCCCATGCCGCCGGCGGCGCGGCCATCCGCCGACGGTCCCGCGCCCGCGCTCGCCGCGGCCGGTGTCGTCGGCGCAGGTGCCACGGTCTCCGCGGTCACCGGCGCGGACATCGGCGTCGCCGGCATGCCACCGCCACCGGCGCCAGCTCCGGCACCTCCACCGGACCCACTGCCACGGGAGGCCGCCGCGGGCCGCAGGCTCGGGTCCGTCGGCGGCCGGGCAGAAGGCGCGGTACCGCTGGGCGTGCCTGCGCCCACACCGCTGCCTGCCGACGGCGCACCACTGGACGAGGGTGCGCCGGCGCCAACCGGCGTGGCCCCGCCCCCCGCGCCGGACTGCGGCTCACCGCCGAGCGAGTGCGCCATCTTTTCGGCCATCCCGGCGGGATCGCCCGTGGGCTGTTGACCGCCACCGCCACCGCCACCGTTGCCGCCGACCGTGCCGGGGCGGTCGGCGCCACCGCCCGCCGGCATCTCGGGCCGCACGGGCGAGAACGTGGCGTTGTGCGCGTAGTCCTGGCGCACCTCGTCGGACTGCTGCTGAAGCTCCCGCATCCGGCTCTGGATCTTCTCCATTTCGGACTGGGTCGCGATCGAGTTTTCGGCGGTCGTCTGCGCCGCGAGCTCGTTCAGTCGCTTCTCCAGCTTCACGTACTCGCCGTGGATGTCTGCGTGCCGGGACTTCGCGTCGCCGTGTGCCTCAAGGACTTTGGCGGCAGCCACGGCCAGGTCCGCCCAGCCCTCGGACAGCTGCCGCAAGTGGCCCTCGAACTCGGTCATACGGGAATACGCGGCGTCGGCGGCTTCCCCCTCCCAGTCACCGCCGGGCGGTCGCGGCGCCTTGGCCTCGACATGTCTGGCGGCCGCAGCCCACTGCAACATCGCGACCTTCAAGCTGCTGCCGTCGTCGGGTGAGGTCAACTCCGCCTGCGTCTTATGGACGTCGCTGTACCCGCTCGCGTCGAGCGTGCGCGGAGCGCCGACGGGTGTCGGTGTGGCGGGCGGTGCAGTGGCCGGAGCGGGGATCGGGATCGCCTCGACCGCGGCGCGGCGCCCCGGATCGGTTATGACCCGGCCATAGGTCTCGTCGACCCTCTGGTACGCGTCGGCGGCGGTCTGCAGCATTTCGGCGATGCGCCGGTTCTCCTTTTCGGCCCACTCCTGAAACTCCAACAGCGACTTCGCGTTGTCGTTCAGGTTGGCGACCGCGGCGGACGAAGACGGAAGCGCATCCGGCGGCACGACCGCCTCGGCGTTGGGATTGTGCCACTGCTGGGCCATCATCTCGCCGGCCTGGCCGTAGAGCGCGCCCGGGTCGACCCGTTGCACGTCGCCCATGGCTATCCCTCCGTCCGCATGTCGGCTCAGCCCTCGAGGGCCATCTGGTAGCGGCTTTCCTCCCGCGGGTTGATCAGCCGAATCGGCAGCTCGCGGTGGCGTGGCGTTTGGATGAAACTGCTGCGCAACATGACTCGGCCGACGCCCGGATGCGGGCCCAGGTACGTCGTCGCGTTCGGCCACGCGACCTTGGCCTCTTGCCCGATCCGGGCGTTGACGTATCCGGCGAACTCGCCGAACTGCGGCAGCAGCGTGATGACGGCCCCCGCTGCCGCGGACCGCACGATGAACTGGGTGAACAGTCGCGCGTCGCCGAGGTTGATGCTGACGTCGACATCATCGAACGGCATGTACACGGGATAGCGGTCCGCCGTCTCACCGACGAGCACCCCCGCCGAACCGATCGGTAGCTCGTAGTGGCGGTCGTTGACCGGGCTGATGCCGTGCAGCGCAGCTCGTTGGCCGCCGAACAGGCACGAAAAGCCGTGTGGTGTCGAAGGATTCGCCAATGTTGTCAGCAGCACGGTCGACGTGGGCGCTTCCCCGGGGCGGATTCGGACCCGGGTGATCGTGTGGTCGGCACGGGCCGACCACCACACGTCCGGACCGCCGGGAGCCGTGTAGGCGGCGGTAAAGGCGCTGCGGCCCTTGATCGCCGACCACGTCTCCCGCTCGAAACTGATCTCGGTCGCACGGTCGAAATCGTCGAAACTGCGCGCCGGTCGGGCATCGATTCCGTTGCTCGCCAACTGGTCTGCGATCCGTGTCGCGGACGCCACCAGGTACCGCGCCAGTCCGGCGACGCCGGACTCACGGCGCTGCGACGACTTGCGGGTGGTCTCAGGGTCGGCTCGCAGCACGATCCAGGTCCGGCGATTGGCCGGTGCCGGATAGGGCCCGACCACCTGCTCGTAGAGCGAAACCAGCGTCGCCGGAGCGGTTTTGCCGACGCGGTACCCCGAAGACACGACGTCGGCCTCGAGATCCGGACAGTGCGCCGCGACGAGTTGCTCGACGAGGCGGGTGTCGACGACGTCGTCGGTGAGCGCCTCGCCGTTGACGATGACCGTGGGCGTGAAGGGGCGCGGCACCAACTCGATGGCCGCCACGAGGTAGCCGTCCTGCCACCGCACCGCGACGTGGTCACCCGGCAGCACGGTTGCGCCCACCGCGGGCTCCGACGGCTGCGCCGGCACATTGCGATGCCGCCGGCGCCATGCGAACACCGCCGCCACCCAACCCGTCACCCGCCGACCGCGGATCGTGACCACCGCGGCGAGCGCTATGAGCACTGCGAGCGTGATGCCCAGCCACAGCAGGCTCAGGTTCGCGAACAACACGATGCTGCCCGGGATCAGCGCCGCCGCCCAGATCGCGTGGCCGGTCGTGAACCGCAGCCCGAAAATGCCGAGAACCCTGGTCATCGGCGCCTCAACGCGCGACGAGCCATGGCGCCGAGCCCCAGGACGGCCGCGAGGACGGCGCCCGCGACGATCACCGCGGTGATCGGTCCCCGGTCGGGCGGAGGGGTGAACACCGGGGCCGGAATCTCTTTGACCTGATACGGCACGCGGTCCGGGCCCTCGGGCACATCCCAGGTCAGCGCGGCAACGGGGTCGATCGGCCCGGCGCCGACGTAGTTGTCGACGCCGCCGCCCGGGTGACGTGCAGTCGCGGTGATGCGGTTCATGATCTGAGCCGGTGTCAGCGCCGGGAAGCGTTGTTTGAGCAGCGCCGCCAACCCGGAGACGTACGCGGCGGCGAACGACGTGCCGCTGATCGGGATCAGGCCGTCCTGGCCCTGCAGCGCGTTGACCGGAGTGCCGTCGTAGCCGAGCGCCACCATGTTCTCGGCGGGCGCGGCGGCGCCCACCCACGGCCCCGACATCGAGAACGTGCTCGGCTGGCCGTTCGGGGCGTTGCCGCCCACGGTCAGCACCAGCGGCGAGTACCAGGCCGGGCTGACGATCGTCTGCACCTGCTTCCAGCCGCGCGGATCCGCCGGAACGGCCGGATCGGCGGGTGGGTTCTGCGTGCAATCCTGCCCGGTGTTGCCGGCGGCGACGACGATGACCGCGCCCTTGACGTTGACCGCGTAGTTGATGGCGGCGCCGAGCCCCGTTTCGTTGATCGGGCGCGTCACCTTGTAGCACGCCGCCTCGCTGATGTTGATGACCTGGGCGCCGAGGTTGGCCGCGTGCACCACCGCCCGGGCCAGGCTGCGCAGCGACCCCGCGGTCTGCGTGGTGTTCGGGTCGTTGGGGTCCTGGCGCGAGCCGACCGGCTGGAACGCCTCGGAGGTCTGCCGCAGCGACAGGACGCGGGCGTCGGGGGCGACGCCGACGAACCCGTCGGTCGGTGCGGCCCTGCCCGCAATGATGGACGCGGTCAGCGTGCCGTGTGCGTCGCAGTCGGACATCCCGTTACCGGCCTGGTCGACGAAGTCCCCGCCCGGTTCGGCAGGCACCCGCGGCGAGCCGACGACGCCGGTGTCGATCACCGCGACCGTGACGCCCGCACCGGTCGCGAATTTCTGCGCCTCGGACAACCGCAGGTAGTCGTTCGCCCACGGCCGGTCGGCGAAATTCGCGTTCGGGAACACCGCAGGTGCCGAGCAGATGCGCCGCTGTTCCATCGGTTGGTCCGGCCCCGTCTGGTCGGGAGGCACGGCCGCCGGATCGATCGTCGGGGGTTCGATCGCGGTCGCCGGGGGAGCGCTGAGCAATGCGAGCAGCAGCGCCGCCAGCAGCACGGTGACGCGCTCGAAGATGCGCTGCACGCGTCACGCACCTCCCCGGCGGGCGGTGTGCCAGGATACCGGCAGCAAACTCGATAC contains:
- a CDS encoding alpha/beta hydrolase — translated: MATTRSERSFDGIGGVRIVYDVWTPDGDPRGVVVLCHGYAEHARRYDHVAQRFGEAGLTTYALDLRGHGRSGGKRVYLRNIGEYTADFHTLVGIAADEHPQLPLIVVGHSMGGGVVFAYGVEHPGDYTAMVLSGPAVYAQDGVSPLMITVAKLVGGILPGLPVEQLPTEAVSRDPEVVAAYLADPMVHHGRLPAGIAKALIAVGESMPQRASALEAPLLVVHGEQDKLIPVAGSHRLLSCVASTDAHMKVYPELYHEVFNEPERDLVLDDVTSWIEAKL
- a CDS encoding sigma-70 family RNA polymerase sigma factor — protein: MSDPLIKLGGVTVLAHDVDDSSAEDAFLADAQRYRRELLAHCYRMTGSMHDAEDLVQETYLRAWRSYQGFQGNSSVRTWLYRIATNTCLTALGSRQRRPLPTGLGAPSSDPVDDIVARDEVPWLEPLPDESTDPSNIVAARESVRLAFVAALQHLSPRQRAVLVMREVLQWKASEVADAIGTSTAAVNSLLQRARAQLDAIGPTQDDELQPPESPEAQDLLTRYIAAFESYDIDKLVELFAADAVWEMPPFDGWYQGPSNIVLLSRTHCPAEGPGDMRFIRTTANGQPAAALYMLNRQTGLHEPFQMHVLDVGRDGITHVVAFHMTSFEKWGLPGTL
- a CDS encoding DUF2786 domain-containing protein, whose product is MTDDKMLARIAALLRQAEGTDNLHEADAFMTAAQRLATATSIDLAVARAHSDQRTKAQLPAQRTITIGNAGTRGLRTYVQLFTVIAHANDVKCDVASNSTFVYAYGFPEDIDASHALYASLVMQMVKASQAYIASGAHRPTPTITARINFQLAFGACVGQRLAQAREEARQEATNSREAQPGTAIALRDKDLELRDFYRETSEARGTWRATSATAGYSSAARRAGDRAGRRARLGPSPELAGARSALAGSRRRSASGGK
- a CDS encoding YbaB/EbfC family nucleoid-associated protein; this encodes MTEEMHPDVAAVLQQAQRLQSILDDQLHRMNTQTFTATDEADTVEVTLNGHHYLTGVFIEEGLLRLGVETVQQRLNEALQNATAAATASIEADRERLDAAVAGLTDAPGDQTC
- a CDS encoding TIGR04338 family metallohydrolase — translated: MTARDAQRAKVYAAEVFVRTLFDRAAEHGSRTVDFFGTSLTLPPEARFASVDSVQRYVDDVLALATVRRRWPHVTPLTVRSRRGEAAAHYEVGGDGAVIAVPDGRTRWALRELVVLHEIAHHLCGTAPPHGPEFVATFCELAEAAMGPEAAHVLRVIYAKEGVR
- a CDS encoding PPE domain-containing protein yields the protein MGDVQRVDPGALYGQAGEMMAQQWHNPNAEAVVPPDALPSSSAAVANLNDNAKSLLEFQEWAEKENRRIAEMLQTAADAYQRVDETYGRVITDPGRRAAVEAIPIPAPATAPPATPTPVGAPRTLDASGYSDVHKTQAELTSPDDGSSLKVAMLQWAAAARHVEAKAPRPPGGDWEGEAADAAYSRMTEFEGHLRQLSEGWADLAVAAAKVLEAHGDAKSRHADIHGEYVKLEKRLNELAAQTTAENSIATQSEMEKIQSRMRELQQQSDEVRQDYAHNATFSPVRPEMPAGGGADRPGTVGGNGGGGGGGQQPTGDPAGMAEKMAHSLGGEPQSGAGGGATPVGAGAPSSSGAPSAGSGVGAGTPSGTAPSARPPTDPSLRPAAASRGSGSGGGAGAGAGGGGMPATPMSAPVTAETVAPAPTTPAAASAGAGPSADGRAAGGMGGGMAPMGHGAGAQQGKEKRRDPRLAPDEDLYTEDRPWTEAVIGNRRRREVGDGREGRDAT
- the eccE gene encoding type VII secretion protein EccE, with the protein product MTRVLGIFGLRFTTGHAIWAAALIPGSIVLFANLSLLWLGITLAVLIALAAVVTIRGRRVTGWVAAVFAWRRRHRNVPAQPSEPAVGATVLPGDHVAVRWQDGYLVAAIELVPRPFTPTVIVNGEALTDDVVDTRLVEQLVAAHCPDLEADVVSSGYRVGKTAPATLVSLYEQVVGPYPAPANRRTWIVLRADPETTRKSSQRRESGVAGLARYLVASATRIADQLASNGIDARPARSFDDFDRATEISFERETWSAIKGRSAFTAAYTAPGGPDVWWSARADHTITRVRIRPGEAPTSTVLLTTLANPSTPHGFSCLFGGQRAALHGISPVNDRHYELPIGSAGVLVGETADRYPVYMPFDDVDVSINLGDARLFTQFIVRSAAAGAVITLLPQFGEFAGYVNARIGQEAKVAWPNATTYLGPHPGVGRVMLRSSFIQTPRHRELPIRLINPREESRYQMALEG
- the mycP gene encoding type VII secretion-associated serine protease mycosin — translated: MQRIFERVTVLLAALLLALLSAPPATAIEPPTIDPAAVPPDQTGPDQPMEQRRICSAPAVFPNANFADRPWANDYLRLSEAQKFATGAGVTVAVIDTGVVGSPRVPAEPGGDFVDQAGNGMSDCDAHGTLTASIIAGRAAPTDGFVGVAPDARVLSLRQTSEAFQPVGSRQDPNDPNTTQTAGSLRSLARAVVHAANLGAQVINISEAACYKVTRPINETGLGAAINYAVNVKGAVIVVAAGNTGQDCTQNPPADPAVPADPRGWKQVQTIVSPAWYSPLVLTVGGNAPNGQPSTFSMSGPWVGAAAPAENMVALGYDGTPVNALQGQDGLIPISGTSFAAAYVSGLAALLKQRFPALTPAQIMNRITATARHPGGGVDNYVGAGPIDPVAALTWDVPEGPDRVPYQVKEIPAPVFTPPPDRGPITAVIVAGAVLAAVLGLGAMARRALRRR